Proteins encoded by one window of Prevotella nigrescens:
- a CDS encoding very short patch repair endonuclease, whose translation MACPSQQRHNNMAAIKSKNTKPEMIVRKFLWRNGFRYRINNPRLPGSPDIVLRKYRTCIFVNGCFWHGHEGCRYYTVPKTNTEFWVKKVARNKERDKEEQQRLAQMGWHCITVWECELKKNKREQTLVSLAYTLNHIYLKDRLITYQVPEEDAGMMIAAEPEPQT comes from the coding sequence ATGGCTTGTCCCTCACAACAGCGCCACAACAACATGGCAGCCATCAAAAGCAAGAATACGAAGCCAGAGATGATAGTCAGAAAGTTTTTGTGGCGCAACGGCTTCCGGTACAGGATAAACAACCCACGCTTGCCAGGCAGTCCTGACATCGTGCTGCGCAAGTACCGAACCTGCATCTTTGTGAATGGCTGTTTCTGGCACGGACACGAGGGCTGCAGATACTACACTGTGCCGAAGACCAATACAGAATTCTGGGTGAAGAAGGTAGCCCGTAACAAGGAACGGGACAAGGAAGAACAACAGCGGTTAGCACAGATGGGCTGGCATTGCATTACGGTGTGGGAATGTGAGCTGAAGAAAAACAAGCGCGAACAGACACTGGTGTCGCTGGCATACACGCTTAACCATATATACCTGAAAGACCGTTTGATTACTTATCAGGTACCTGAAGAAGACGCCGGAATGATGATAGCCGCAGAACCCGAACCACAGACATAA
- a CDS encoding RsmD family RNA methyltransferase, whose amino-acid sequence MRIITGQFKGRHFDIPRTFKARPTTDFAKENIFNVLNGYIDFDGITVLDLFSGTGSISLELISRGCKEVVSVEKDRDHARFIAECMRKIKVESNILIRGDVFRFLKTCHQKFDLIFADPPYALPELGTIPDLIFEYNLLSTDGIFVFEHGKNNDFSNNPHFVEHRSYGSVNFSIFK is encoded by the coding sequence ATGCGCATAATAACCGGACAGTTCAAAGGTAGACACTTCGACATACCACGTACCTTCAAGGCACGTCCTACCACCGATTTTGCAAAAGAAAACATATTTAACGTACTCAACGGATACATCGATTTCGATGGTATTACGGTGCTTGACCTATTTTCTGGCACCGGAAGCATAAGCTTGGAACTAATATCCCGAGGTTGTAAGGAGGTGGTAAGTGTAGAAAAAGACCGCGACCATGCACGCTTCATAGCCGAATGTATGCGGAAAATAAAGGTGGAAAGCAATATTCTTATCCGTGGCGACGTATTCCGCTTTCTTAAAACATGCCATCAAAAGTTTGACTTGATCTTTGCCGACCCACCCTATGCATTACCAGAACTCGGGACCATTCCGGACCTTATTTTTGAATATAACCTGCTTTCAACAGACGGAATTTTCGTGTTTGAGCATGGAAAAAACAACGATTTCTCAAACAATCCGCACTTTGTAGAACACAGAAGCTACGGCAGCGTGAACTTCTCTATATTTAAATGA
- a CDS encoding DUF3822 family protein, with product MVQIDNNIPDRCIRLTLRISESSMLFAVGDPQADDNFVFEPYNVNNSISVAANLREAFKKSELLQSGYKRALVAIDAPTMFVPLDEYKEQDAETLYKHTLKWQRSEDILTSTMPKLNAVAVFAVSKDLKMVVDNHFENIQVQPQMQAVWTHLYKYAFAGIRQKLFAYFHDKRMEVIRFQRNRFEFCNSYGVNSTQDILYYLLYVWKLMGMDRGDNELYLAGNVPNRDELCTKLQQFVNRYHVLEVATDFNNAAMATQKEIPYDLKALYLG from the coding sequence ATGGTTCAGATAGATAATAACATTCCCGATAGGTGCATACGCCTTACTTTACGCATAAGCGAAAGCAGTATGCTGTTTGCCGTTGGCGACCCGCAAGCCGACGATAATTTTGTGTTCGAACCCTATAACGTAAACAATAGCATTTCTGTAGCGGCAAACTTGCGCGAAGCTTTCAAGAAGTCTGAACTATTGCAGAGTGGCTACAAGCGCGCATTGGTGGCGATAGATGCCCCCACAATGTTTGTTCCGTTAGACGAATATAAGGAACAAGATGCAGAAACACTCTACAAACACACCTTGAAATGGCAACGAAGCGAAGACATACTGACGAGCACAATGCCCAAACTAAATGCCGTTGCAGTGTTTGCAGTAAGCAAAGACCTGAAGATGGTGGTAGACAACCATTTTGAAAACATACAAGTCCAGCCGCAAATGCAAGCCGTGTGGACGCATCTGTATAAGTACGCATTCGCTGGTATCCGTCAGAAACTGTTCGCATATTTCCACGACAAGCGAATGGAGGTGATTAGATTTCAGCGAAACAGGTTCGAGTTCTGCAATTCGTACGGAGTAAATAGTACGCAAGACATACTCTATTATCTGCTTTACGTATGGAAGCTGATGGGAATGGATAGGGGAGACAACGAACTGTATTTGGCAGGAAACGTTCCCAATAGAGACGAACTGTGCACCAAATTGCAACAATTCGTGAACCGATACCACGTTCTGGAAGTTGCAACCGACTTCAACAACGCTGCAATGGCAACGCAAAAGGAAATTCCATACGACCTGAAAGCATTGTATTTGGGTTGA
- a CDS encoding ATP-dependent RecD-like DNA helicase gives MIQDEWVYQILQDFGFEPTQDQRNALHIFARFMTDRSENAAMILRGSAGTGKTSLAGAIVRAVSRLRIKVSLLAPTGRAAKVFSLNAGLAASTIHRKIYREKAFNGADGHFQLNNNLFRDVLFMVDEASMISLSQNNSVFGSGRLLDDLVQYIYNSNGNCRLLLIGDKAQLPPIGEQESPALRADMLRTYGLQVYECDLNEVLRQSQHSGILWNATAIRKMITCNTATQLPKIRLKGFADISVVHGDELIESLTSSYSAVGMDETMVITRSNKRANIFNQGIRNTILGREEELTTGDLVMVVKNKYLEKDRSTDISFIANGDHAVVRRVRNIRELYGFRFADVVLEFPDYDNTELDTVVVLNTLTTEAPALTHEQNEKLFQSIMEDYADVPRKADRMKQLREDQYFNAMQIKFGYAVTCHKAQGGQWAHIYLDQGYMTDEMLTADYIHWLYTAFTRATEHLYLVNWNKKQIAE, from the coding sequence ATGATACAAGACGAATGGGTGTACCAAATACTGCAAGACTTCGGCTTTGAACCAACGCAAGACCAACGAAACGCCTTGCACATCTTTGCCCGGTTCATGACCGACAGAAGCGAAAATGCAGCGATGATACTGCGCGGAAGTGCGGGTACGGGCAAGACTTCGCTTGCAGGAGCCATCGTCAGAGCCGTGAGCCGGCTGCGTATCAAGGTGTCGTTGTTGGCACCTACGGGGCGGGCAGCAAAGGTTTTCTCGCTCAATGCAGGCTTGGCAGCCTCAACCATTCACCGCAAAATCTACCGGGAAAAGGCTTTCAACGGTGCCGATGGGCATTTCCAGCTCAACAACAACCTGTTTCGCGACGTGCTGTTCATGGTAGATGAGGCTTCGATGATTAGCCTTTCGCAAAACAATTCAGTGTTTGGCAGCGGTCGTTTGCTCGATGATTTGGTGCAATACATTTACAATAGTAATGGCAATTGCCGCCTGCTGCTCATTGGCGACAAGGCGCAGCTGCCCCCAATAGGCGAACAGGAAAGCCCTGCACTGCGTGCCGACATGCTGCGAACTTACGGCTTGCAGGTCTATGAATGTGATCTGAACGAGGTGTTGCGCCAAAGTCAGCATTCTGGAATACTGTGGAATGCCACCGCCATTCGCAAAATGATAACCTGTAACACGGCAACACAGCTGCCGAAAATACGGCTGAAAGGATTTGCCGACATCTCTGTTGTGCACGGCGACGAACTGATTGAGAGTCTCACATCGAGCTATTCGGCAGTGGGAATGGACGAAACTATGGTGATAACACGGTCGAACAAGCGGGCAAACATCTTCAATCAAGGCATTCGCAACACCATTCTCGGACGCGAGGAAGAACTTACAACGGGCGATTTGGTAATGGTAGTGAAGAACAAATACTTGGAAAAAGACCGCAGCACCGATATTTCGTTCATTGCAAACGGCGACCACGCCGTGGTGCGGCGCGTGCGCAACATTCGCGAACTGTATGGTTTCCGCTTCGCCGACGTCGTTTTGGAGTTTCCCGATTACGACAATACGGAGCTGGACACGGTGGTCGTGCTCAACACGCTCACGACGGAAGCCCCTGCACTGACACACGAACAGAACGAGAAACTCTTTCAAAGCATAATGGAAGACTATGCCGACGTGCCCCGAAAAGCCGACCGCATGAAGCAATTGCGCGAAGACCAGTACTTCAACGCCATGCAAATAAAGTTCGGATATGCCGTTACGTGCCACAAAGCGCAGGGCGGACAGTGGGCACATATCTATCTCGACCAAGGCTATATGACCGACGAAATGCTTACAGCCGACTACATTCACTGGCTCTACACAGCTTTCACGCGTGCCACCGAGCACCTTTACTTGGTGAACTGGAACAAAAAACAGATTGCAGAATAA
- a CDS encoding SprT-like domain-containing protein, whose product MEITTAYLKEAFNKYNEEIFGDTLPMPNLRVSNAKRRLGSMSYRMQKTWRKTHRSFTITVSNYYDMPQSLIEDTLIHEMIHYEIAYKNLKDTSAHGTLFRQRMEEINRKYHRDITISKRMMDYAPRQDDPTETFLVLAIKLNDGSHLLSSVARTAIANLESQMKRVSKISNYGWYVTQDPYFRNFSRVRTLRAHAVSAEEFARLTAQMALIRDKSGWTEP is encoded by the coding sequence ATGGAAATTACGACAGCTTATCTTAAAGAAGCCTTCAACAAATACAATGAAGAGATATTCGGAGACACGCTTCCCATGCCTAACTTACGGGTGTCTAACGCCAAACGGAGATTAGGTTCCATGAGCTATCGTATGCAAAAAACATGGCGAAAAACACACCGTAGCTTTACCATTACTGTTTCCAACTATTACGACATGCCGCAATCGCTCATAGAAGACACACTTATTCACGAAATGATTCACTACGAAATTGCCTACAAAAACCTGAAAGACACATCGGCACACGGCACTTTGTTTCGCCAAAGAATGGAGGAAATAAACCGCAAATACCATCGAGACATTACCATAAGCAAGCGTATGATGGACTATGCGCCACGCCAAGACGACCCGACAGAAACCTTTCTGGTGCTGGCAATAAAACTGAACGACGGTTCGCATCTGCTTAGCTCCGTTGCACGAACAGCGATAGCAAACTTGGAAAGCCAGATGAAAAGAGTGTCGAAGATAAGCAACTACGGCTGGTATGTTACGCAAGACCCTTACTTTCGTAACTTTTCGAGAGTACGAACCTTGCGTGCCCATGCGGTATCGGCAGAAGAATTTGCTCGCCTTACTGCACAAATGGCATTAATAAGAGACAAAAGTGGGTGGACAGAACCATAG